The Agromyces sp. LHK192 genome includes a window with the following:
- a CDS encoding PilW family protein: MSRGIRRRQAQLDRQAQFDRQLERRAPLRRLAADDTGLSLVELLVAVVIIGVVLTMVANLYIATVRSTDQAGEVHESTGNASNAANELGSVIRFATTNPRTGSTVPDPAILVARTDRIVLMATIGVDPAGEAGGRPPKPTLVEFQRQADGQLRERRWNPNPSGATWVFPGTDPTTQTPASTRLLGGTLAAGTPVFRYFTLDDGNAATNEELTPGATGLTAAQRALVARVNVTITMRPPGDPGAQPVVITQEIPLANLGLREPT, from the coding sequence GTGAGCCGGGGCATCCGTCGTCGCCAGGCGCAGCTCGATCGGCAGGCGCAGTTCGACCGGCAGCTCGAGCGGCGAGCGCCCCTCCGCCGGCTCGCCGCAGATGACACCGGGCTCTCGCTCGTCGAGCTCCTCGTCGCCGTCGTCATCATCGGCGTCGTGCTGACCATGGTCGCGAACCTCTACATCGCGACCGTGCGCTCGACCGACCAGGCCGGCGAGGTGCACGAGTCGACCGGCAACGCGTCGAACGCCGCGAACGAGCTGGGCTCGGTCATCCGGTTCGCGACGACGAACCCGCGCACCGGTTCGACGGTGCCCGATCCGGCGATCCTCGTGGCGCGCACCGACCGCATCGTGCTGATGGCGACGATCGGCGTCGACCCGGCCGGCGAGGCGGGCGGTCGCCCTCCCAAGCCGACCCTCGTCGAGTTCCAGCGGCAGGCCGATGGCCAGTTGCGCGAGCGCCGCTGGAACCCGAACCCGTCGGGTGCGACCTGGGTGTTCCCCGGCACCGACCCGACGACCCAGACGCCGGCATCGACCCGGCTGCTCGGCGGGACGCTCGCCGCCGGCACCCCGGTGTTCCGGTACTTCACGCTCGACGACGGGAACGCGGCCACGAACGAGGAGCTCACGCCGGGTGCCACCGGCCTCACGGCCGCGCAGCGGGCGCTCGTGGCGCGCGTGAACGTCACCATCACGATGCGCCCGCCGGGCGACCCCGGCGCGCAGCCCGTCGTCATCACGCAGGAGATCCCGCTCGCCAACCTCGGGCTGAGGGAGCCGACATGA
- a CDS encoding prepilin-type N-terminal cleavage/methylation domain-containing protein — translation MIKRILASLEERRAQLKDEDKGFTLIELLVVVIIIGILVAIAIPVYLGIQNSAKDSAVQSDLTNAKIAVVAYQTKNNGTLPASQAAFNTEFKKPSGGNYNSADPYIAYSSSSGNFCLTATSGSGQVWALGSNDPSPIKAATCS, via the coding sequence GTGATCAAGCGGATCCTGGCGTCGCTCGAGGAGCGGCGCGCCCAACTCAAGGACGAGGACAAGGGCTTCACGCTCATCGAACTGCTCGTCGTCGTCATCATCATCGGCATCCTGGTGGCGATCGCCATCCCGGTGTACCTCGGCATCCAGAACAGCGCGAAGGACTCTGCCGTCCAGTCGGACCTCACGAACGCGAAGATCGCCGTGGTCGCATACCAGACCAAGAACAACGGAACGCTCCCCGCGAGCCAGGCGGCATTCAACACGGAGTTCAAGAAGCCGTCGGGAGGCAATTACAACAGTGCGGACCCGTACATCGCCTACAGCAGTTCGAGCGGCAATTTCTGCCTGACGGCCACGAGTGGCAGCGGCCAAGTTTGGGCGCTCGGATCGAACGACCCTTCACCGATCAAGGCGGCGACCTGTAGTTGA
- a CDS encoding type II secretion system F family protein produces the protein MATTQYAYVGRDATGKTIKGRMDAASESSVIGRMAVMGLSPVSIEEAPPGTGLQREISLGGASTSVPLKDLAIMSRQMATMIGAGLSILRTLSVLESQTDSKTLRAILSKVRDEVESGASVSDSFAAYDRTFPPIMVSMMRAGETGGFLDRALASVADGFEKEVKLRAAIRSALTYPVIVLIMAVFAVVGMLLFIVPIFTDMFDGLGSELPLPTQLLVTLSGAMVWILPVVAVLLLIGLVWWTRNRHTARVRRAVDPWKLRAPVFGKLAKKVAIARFARNLSSMVGAGVPILQSLKIVGETSGNWVIEQSLVRVGEGVRQGRPLSGLLAGEQVFPPMVTQMVAVGEDSGSLEPMLDKVAEFYEQEVETASEQLTATIEPIMIAILGVVIGGMVIALYLPIFTIATAVQGG, from the coding sequence ATGGCGACGACGCAGTACGCCTACGTGGGGCGGGATGCCACGGGCAAGACGATCAAGGGCCGGATGGATGCCGCGAGCGAGTCGTCGGTCATCGGCCGGATGGCGGTCATGGGCCTCTCGCCGGTGTCGATCGAGGAGGCGCCTCCGGGAACCGGGCTCCAGCGCGAGATCTCGCTGGGCGGCGCATCCACCTCGGTGCCGCTGAAGGACCTCGCGATCATGAGCCGGCAGATGGCGACGATGATCGGCGCGGGCCTGTCGATCCTGCGGACCCTGTCGGTGCTCGAGTCGCAGACCGACTCGAAGACGCTGCGCGCGATCCTCTCGAAGGTGCGCGACGAGGTGGAGAGCGGGGCATCCGTCTCGGATTCGTTCGCGGCGTACGACCGCACGTTCCCACCGATCATGGTGAGCATGATGCGCGCGGGCGAGACCGGCGGGTTCCTCGACCGGGCGCTCGCGTCGGTGGCCGACGGCTTCGAGAAGGAGGTGAAGCTGCGCGCCGCGATCCGTTCGGCGCTCACGTATCCGGTGATCGTGCTGATCATGGCGGTGTTCGCCGTCGTCGGGATGCTGCTGTTCATCGTGCCGATCTTCACGGACATGTTCGACGGCCTGGGCAGCGAGCTGCCGCTGCCGACCCAGCTGCTCGTGACCCTGTCGGGCGCGATGGTGTGGATCCTGCCGGTCGTGGCGGTGCTCCTGCTCATCGGCCTCGTGTGGTGGACCCGCAACCGGCACACCGCCCGGGTGCGGCGTGCGGTCGACCCCTGGAAGCTGCGCGCGCCCGTGTTCGGCAAGCTCGCGAAGAAGGTCGCGATCGCGCGCTTCGCGAGGAACCTCTCGAGCATGGTCGGGGCGGGCGTGCCGATCCTCCAGTCGCTCAAGATCGTGGGGGAGACGAGCGGCAACTGGGTCATCGAGCAGTCGCTCGTGCGGGTCGGCGAGGGCGTCAGGCAGGGCAGGCCGCTGTCGGGGCTGCTCGCCGGCGAGCAGGTGTTCCCGCCGATGGTGACCCAGATGGTCGCGGTCGGCGAGGACTCGGGCTCGCTCGAGCCCATGCTCGACAAGGTCGCCGAGTTCTACGAGCAGGAGGTCGAGACGGCCTCGGAGCAGCTCACGGCGACGATCGAGCCCATCATGATCGCGATCCTCGGGGTCGTGATCGGCGGCATGGTGATCGCCCTCTACCTGCCGATCTTCACCATCGCCACGGCGGTGCAGGGCGGCTGA
- a CDS encoding type IV pilus twitching motility protein PilT, which translates to MDANERRWGADEVFEPDAWNAPGRDGEQGIGDGAAPGDADGARHAWPEGAVPAPDTEHPLIPEGRRAVPTWDADGLSGSVVPLTPAEEATLAAADPVLVEALRQVVLPAVSDLHIAAGAAPTFRVDGALRQATGPAWDAVRVEEVLTSLLSPEQQMAFEQELELDFSFAVSPESRFRVNYSMDRGTMGAAFRLIPADIKDLAALGVPKVVERYAGLPRGLVLVTGPTGSGKSTTLAALIDLINRTRADHIVTIEDPIEFLHTHKRSIVHQREVGPDTRSFATALKYVLRQDPDVILIGELRDLETISAALTAAETGHLVFATLHTQSASQTIDRIIDVFPPHQQGQVRQQLAATLQGIVCQTLVRRASGEGRTIATEVLMMTPAIANLIREGKTYQVPSAMLGGRDLGMQTMDQSLASLVDRAVITRRVALEKAHDPEAFEHLVRRGGEVTRGNASDLADIDFGDAYSKGVR; encoded by the coding sequence ATGGACGCGAACGAGCGGCGCTGGGGCGCCGACGAGGTGTTCGAACCGGACGCGTGGAACGCGCCCGGTCGGGACGGCGAGCAGGGGATCGGCGATGGGGCCGCCCCGGGCGATGCCGACGGTGCACGCCACGCCTGGCCGGAGGGCGCCGTGCCCGCACCGGACACGGAGCATCCGCTCATCCCGGAGGGGCGCCGGGCGGTGCCGACGTGGGATGCCGACGGACTGAGCGGCTCGGTGGTGCCGTTGACGCCGGCCGAGGAGGCGACGCTCGCGGCTGCCGATCCGGTGCTCGTGGAGGCGCTCCGCCAGGTCGTGCTGCCGGCCGTCTCCGACCTGCACATCGCCGCGGGTGCCGCGCCGACGTTCCGCGTCGACGGTGCGTTGCGACAGGCGACGGGCCCGGCCTGGGACGCGGTGCGCGTCGAGGAGGTGCTGACGAGCCTGCTGTCGCCCGAGCAGCAGATGGCGTTCGAGCAGGAGCTCGAACTGGACTTCTCGTTCGCGGTGTCGCCCGAGTCGCGGTTCCGCGTGAACTACTCGATGGATCGCGGGACGATGGGCGCCGCGTTCCGGTTGATCCCCGCCGACATCAAGGACCTCGCGGCGCTCGGCGTGCCGAAGGTCGTCGAGCGGTACGCCGGCCTTCCGCGCGGGCTGGTCTTGGTCACGGGCCCGACGGGTTCAGGCAAGTCGACGACGCTGGCGGCGCTCATCGACCTGATCAACCGCACGCGGGCCGACCACATCGTGACGATCGAGGACCCGATCGAGTTCCTGCACACGCACAAGCGCTCGATCGTGCACCAGCGCGAGGTCGGCCCCGACACGCGCAGCTTCGCGACCGCGCTGAAGTACGTCCTGCGGCAGGACCCCGACGTGATCCTCATCGGCGAGCTGCGCGACCTCGAGACGATCTCGGCGGCGCTGACGGCGGCCGAGACCGGCCACCTCGTGTTCGCGACGCTGCACACGCAGTCGGCGTCGCAGACGATCGACCGCATCATCGACGTGTTCCCCCCGCACCAGCAGGGGCAGGTGCGCCAGCAGTTGGCCGCGACCCTGCAGGGCATCGTCTGCCAGACGCTCGTGCGACGGGCATCCGGCGAGGGGCGCACGATCGCGACCGAGGTGCTGATGATGACGCCGGCGATCGCCAACCTGATCCGCGAGGGCAAGACCTACCAGGTGCCGTCGGCGATGCTCGGCGGCCGCGACCTCGGCATGCAGACGATGGACCAGTCGCTCGCGTCGCTCGTCGACCGCGCGGTGATCACGAGGCGCGTGGCGCTCGAGAAGGCGCACGATCCCGAGGCGTTCGAGCACCTCGTGCGCCGCGGCGGCGAGGTCACGCGCGGCAACGCGAGCGATCTCGCCGACATCGACTTCGGCGACGCGTATTCGAAGGGGGTGCGCTGA
- a CDS encoding GspE/PulE family protein gives MRPLGEILILQTEVSIEHLDEIGALEDPDGRAAQRLVERGVITEEQLARARAAQAGVEYVADLLEYPVDAEASELVGAATCRRHTVLPVAREGDVIVVAMVDPGDILAIDDVRVESGLEVRPLVASRSDVLAMIARTHRADTEMHDLTSTIEDEQDATGADAFAVADVEDDAPVVRLVNLLVSQAIADHASDIHIEPQESSLRVRYRIDGVLHEMQSAPKSIQNGVISRLKIMADIDIAERRRPQDGRMSASAGGRKIDVRVATLPTVWGEKVVMRILDNSQATLDLGELGLRDENLAVYERSFRRPHGMILVTGPTGSGKSTTLYATLNAVARPEVNVITVEDPVEYRMAGINQVQVNVKAGLTFASALRSILRSDPDIVLVGEIRDRETAQIAIEASLTGHLVLSTLHTNDAASAVTRLTEMGVEPFLVGSAVDCVVAQRLARRLCDRCKEPVEHPIEELAAMRFRFEADAPAPQLYGAVGCQACAKTGYRGRIALHEVMEVGEEIERLAVSRAAASEIAGAAKRAGMRSLREDGWAKVRSGITSIEEVLRVAV, from the coding sequence ATGCGCCCACTCGGCGAGATCCTGATCCTGCAGACCGAGGTGTCGATCGAGCACCTCGACGAGATCGGCGCCCTCGAGGACCCCGACGGCCGCGCCGCGCAGCGCCTGGTCGAACGCGGCGTCATCACGGAGGAGCAGTTGGCGCGGGCGAGGGCCGCGCAGGCGGGCGTCGAGTACGTCGCCGACCTGCTGGAGTATCCGGTCGACGCCGAGGCATCCGAACTGGTCGGTGCGGCGACGTGCCGGCGGCACACGGTGCTGCCGGTCGCGCGCGAGGGCGACGTGATCGTGGTCGCGATGGTCGATCCGGGCGACATCCTCGCGATCGACGACGTGCGCGTGGAGTCGGGCCTCGAGGTGCGCCCGCTCGTGGCCTCGCGGTCGGACGTGCTCGCGATGATCGCGCGCACGCACCGCGCCGACACCGAGATGCACGACCTGACGTCGACGATCGAGGATGAGCAGGATGCCACGGGTGCCGACGCGTTCGCGGTCGCCGACGTCGAGGACGACGCGCCGGTCGTGCGCCTCGTGAACCTGCTGGTCTCGCAGGCCATCGCCGACCACGCGAGCGACATCCACATCGAACCGCAGGAGTCGTCCCTTCGCGTGCGGTACCGCATCGACGGCGTGCTGCACGAGATGCAGTCGGCGCCGAAGTCGATCCAGAACGGCGTGATCTCGCGCTTGAAGATCATGGCGGACATCGACATCGCGGAGCGCCGGCGGCCGCAGGACGGCCGCATGTCGGCCTCGGCCGGCGGCCGCAAGATCGACGTACGCGTGGCGACGCTGCCGACGGTGTGGGGCGAGAAGGTCGTCATGCGGATCCTCGACAACTCGCAGGCGACGCTCGACCTCGGCGAGCTCGGGCTGCGCGACGAGAACCTCGCGGTGTACGAGCGCTCGTTCCGACGCCCGCACGGCATGATCCTCGTGACGGGGCCGACGGGTTCGGGCAAGTCGACGACGCTGTACGCGACGCTGAACGCCGTCGCCCGGCCCGAGGTGAACGTGATCACCGTCGAGGATCCGGTCGAGTACCGCATGGCGGGCATCAACCAGGTGCAGGTGAACGTGAAGGCCGGCCTGACGTTCGCGAGCGCGCTGCGGAGCATCCTGCGGTCCGATCCGGACATCGTCCTGGTCGGCGAGATCCGCGACCGGGAGACCGCGCAGATCGCGATCGAGGCGTCGCTGACGGGCCACCTCGTGCTGTCGACGCTGCACACCAACGACGCGGCGAGTGCGGTGACGCGGCTCACCGAGATGGGCGTGGAGCCGTTCCTCGTGGGTTCGGCGGTCGACTGCGTCGTCGCGCAGCGGCTCGCCCGCCGCCTGTGCGACCGCTGCAAGGAGCCGGTCGAGCACCCGATCGAGGAGCTGGCGGCGATGCGGTTCAGGTTCGAGGCGGATGCCCCGGCGCCGCAGCTGTACGGCGCGGTCGGCTGCCAGGCGTGCGCGAAGACCGGGTACCGCGGCCGCATCGCCCTGCACGAGGTGATGGAGGTCGGTGAGGAGATCGAGCGGCTCGCGGTGTCGCGGGCCGCGGCGAGCGAGATCGCCGGCGCGGCGAAGCGGGCCGGTATGCGCTCGCTACGGGAGGACGGGTGGGCGAAGGTCCGCTCGGGGATCACGTCGATCGAGGAGGTCCTGCGGGTCGCCGTCTGA
- the rpoC gene encoding DNA-directed RNA polymerase subunit beta', which yields MLDATTFDELRIGLATAEDIRKWSFGEVKKPETINYRTLKPEKDGLFGEQIFGPSRDWECACGKYKRVRFKGIVCERCGVEVTKSSVRRERMGHIELAAPVTHIWYFKGVPSRLGYLLDMAPKDLEKVIYFAAYMVIDVDDEGRHADMPGLENELRLEIKTIGEQRDARIATLMARKEEELAALEAEGAKADQRKRAEAAADKEMAGVRKSGDEQIAHLERVWEDFRTLKVGDLKPEDSVFQELQDRFGMYFEAYMGAEAIQKRLQSFDLAAEADDLHLQIAEGKGQKKIRAIKRLKVVNSFLQTGASPAAMVLDVVPVIPPELRPMVQLDGGRFATSDLNDLYRRVINRNNRLRRLLDLGAPEIIVNNEKRMLQEAVDALFDNGRRGRPVTGTGNRALKSLSDMLKGKQGRFRQNLLGKRVDYSGRSVIVVGPQLKLHQCGLPKQMALELFKPFVIKRLIDLSHAQNIKAAKRMVERSRPQVWDVLEEIIRERPVLLNRAPTLHRLGIQAFEPQLVEGKAIQLHPLVCAAFNADFDGDQMAVHLPLSVEAQAEARVLMLASNNILKPSDGRPVTLPSQDMIIGLHHLTTEKVAGAGEGRAFSSIAEAILAFDQNRPGEHLLDLGAKVKIRLEGLHFAEGTEPEGFEAGKPFLMETTLGRAIFNEALPVDYPFFNEQAGKGQISAIVNDLAERYPKTEVAATLDRIKDAGFRWATRSGVTVALSDIVELPQKREIVSKYEKQAAKVQGQFDKGLTTDLERRQELIQIWTKATDEVAKAMQEEFASNPENTINRMVTSGARGNWLQVRNIAGMRGLVNNPKGEIIPRPIISSYREGLSVAEYFIATHGARKGLADTALRTADSGYLTRRLVDVSQDVIIREDDCGTSKGLELPIAAVDASGELVRDPNVENSVFARSLAADAVNAKGEVVAEAGSDVGDVLIDKLVAAGVESIRVRSVLTCESAVGVCAACYGRSLATGKLVDLGEAVGIIAAQSIGEPGTQLTMRTFHTGGSASADDITQGLPRVQELFEARTPKGASPIVEAAGRITIDETEKQRKVILTPDNGDEPIAYNVLKRSTLLVEDGQHVELGQQLIVGTVDPKEVLRVKGVREVQKHLVNGVQDVYRSQGVPIHDKHIEVIVRQMLRKVTVVDHGDTDLLPGELVDRSRYNEINRAALTEGRKTASARQEVMGITKASLATESWLSAASFQETTRVLTQAAMEGKSDPLVGLKENVIIGKLIPAGTGLAKYRNVAVEATEEAKAERYPNRIFADDAAFTEGDLSFVDFDAFSSDDFTPGNYS from the coding sequence TTGCTCGACGCAACGACATTTGACGAGCTTCGTATCGGCCTGGCGACCGCCGAGGACATCCGCAAGTGGTCCTTCGGTGAGGTCAAGAAGCCCGAGACGATCAACTACCGCACGCTGAAGCCGGAGAAGGACGGCCTCTTCGGCGAGCAGATCTTCGGACCCTCCCGCGACTGGGAGTGCGCCTGCGGCAAGTACAAGCGGGTGCGCTTCAAGGGCATCGTCTGCGAGCGCTGCGGCGTGGAGGTCACCAAGAGCTCCGTCCGCCGCGAGCGGATGGGCCACATCGAGCTCGCCGCGCCCGTGACGCACATCTGGTACTTCAAGGGTGTCCCGAGCCGCCTCGGCTACCTGCTGGACATGGCGCCGAAGGACCTCGAGAAGGTCATCTACTTCGCCGCGTACATGGTCATCGACGTCGACGACGAGGGTCGTCACGCCGACATGCCGGGCCTCGAGAACGAGCTCCGGCTCGAGATCAAGACCATCGGCGAGCAGCGCGATGCCCGCATCGCGACGCTGATGGCCCGCAAGGAGGAGGAGCTCGCGGCACTCGAGGCCGAGGGCGCCAAGGCCGACCAGCGCAAGCGCGCCGAGGCCGCCGCCGACAAGGAGATGGCCGGCGTCCGCAAGTCGGGCGACGAGCAGATCGCGCACCTCGAGCGCGTGTGGGAGGACTTCCGCACCCTCAAGGTCGGCGACCTGAAGCCCGAGGACTCGGTCTTCCAGGAGCTGCAGGACCGCTTCGGCATGTACTTCGAGGCCTACATGGGCGCCGAGGCGATCCAGAAGCGCCTCCAGTCCTTCGACCTCGCGGCCGAGGCCGACGACCTGCACCTGCAGATCGCAGAGGGCAAGGGCCAGAAGAAGATCCGCGCGATCAAGCGGCTCAAGGTCGTCAACTCGTTCCTGCAGACGGGCGCCTCGCCCGCCGCGATGGTGCTCGACGTGGTCCCGGTCATCCCGCCGGAGCTGCGCCCGATGGTCCAGCTCGACGGTGGCCGCTTCGCGACCAGCGACCTGAACGACCTGTACCGCCGCGTGATCAACCGCAACAACCGCCTGCGTCGTCTGCTCGACCTCGGTGCTCCCGAGATCATCGTGAACAACGAGAAGCGGATGCTGCAGGAGGCGGTCGACGCGCTGTTCGACAACGGCCGCCGCGGCCGCCCGGTCACGGGCACCGGCAACCGCGCCCTCAAGTCCCTGAGCGACATGCTCAAGGGCAAGCAGGGTCGCTTCCGCCAGAACCTGCTCGGCAAGCGCGTCGACTACTCGGGCCGTTCGGTCATCGTCGTCGGCCCGCAGCTGAAGCTGCACCAGTGCGGTCTGCCCAAGCAGATGGCGCTGGAGCTCTTCAAGCCGTTCGTGATCAAGCGCCTGATCGACCTGAGCCACGCGCAGAACATCAAGGCCGCCAAGCGCATGGTCGAGCGTTCGCGCCCGCAGGTGTGGGACGTGCTCGAGGAGATCATCCGCGAGCGCCCCGTGCTGCTGAACCGTGCGCCCACGCTGCACCGCCTCGGCATCCAGGCCTTCGAGCCGCAGCTCGTCGAGGGCAAGGCGATCCAGCTGCACCCGCTCGTGTGCGCCGCGTTCAACGCGGACTTCGACGGTGACCAGATGGCCGTGCACCTGCCGCTGTCGGTCGAGGCCCAGGCCGAGGCCCGCGTGCTGATGCTCGCGTCGAACAACATCCTGAAGCCGTCGGACGGCCGTCCGGTGACCCTGCCCTCGCAGGACATGATCATCGGCCTGCACCACCTGACGACCGAGAAGGTCGCCGGTGCCGGCGAGGGCCGCGCGTTCTCGTCGATCGCCGAGGCGATCCTCGCGTTCGACCAGAACCGTCCGGGCGAGCACCTGCTCGACCTCGGCGCCAAGGTGAAGATCCGCCTCGAGGGGCTGCACTTCGCCGAGGGCACCGAGCCCGAGGGCTTCGAGGCCGGCAAGCCGTTCCTGATGGAGACGACCCTCGGTCGCGCGATCTTCAACGAGGCGCTGCCGGTGGACTACCCGTTCTTCAACGAGCAGGCCGGCAAGGGGCAGATCTCGGCGATCGTCAACGACCTCGCCGAGCGCTACCCGAAGACCGAGGTCGCCGCGACCCTCGACCGGATCAAGGACGCCGGCTTCCGCTGGGCGACCCGTTCGGGCGTGACCGTCGCGCTCTCCGACATCGTCGAGCTCCCGCAGAAGCGCGAGATCGTGTCGAAGTACGAGAAGCAGGCCGCGAAGGTCCAGGGCCAGTTCGACAAGGGTCTGACGACCGACCTCGAGCGTCGCCAGGAGCTCATCCAGATCTGGACGAAGGCCACCGACGAGGTCGCCAAGGCCATGCAGGAGGAGTTCGCGTCGAACCCGGAGAACACCATCAACCGCATGGTGACCTCGGGTGCCCGTGGTAACTGGCTGCAGGTGCGCAACATCGCCGGTATGCGAGGCCTGGTGAACAACCCGAAGGGTGAGATCATCCCTCGCCCGATCATCTCGTCGTACCGCGAGGGCCTGTCGGTGGCGGAGTACTTCATCGCCACGCACGGTGCCCGCAAGGGTCTGGCCGACACCGCGCTCCGCACGGCGGACTCGGGCTACCTCACGCGTCGTCTGGTCGACGTCTCGCAGGATGTCATCATCCGCGAGGACGACTGCGGCACGTCGAAGGGCCTCGAGCTGCCGATCGCGGCGGTGGATGCCTCGGGCGAGCTCGTCCGCGACCCCAACGTCGAGAACTCGGTGTTCGCCCGTTCGCTCGCCGCCGACGCGGTGAACGCGAAGGGCGAGGTCGTGGCGGAGGCCGGCTCCGACGTGGGCGACGTGCTCATCGACAAGCTGGTCGCTGCCGGTGTCGAGTCGATCCGGGTCCGCTCGGTCCTGACCTGCGAGTCCGCGGTCGGCGTGTGCGCGGCGTGCTACGGCCGTTCGCTCGCGACCGGCAAGCTGGTCGACCTCGGCGAGGCCGTCGGCATCATCGCGGCCCAGTCGATCGGCGAGCCCGGCACGCAGCTGACGATGCGTACCTTCCACACGGGTGGTTCGGCGTCGGCGGACGACATCACGCAGGGTCTGCCCCGCGTGCAGGAGCTCTTCGAGGCACGTACCCCCAAGGGTGCGTCGCCGATCGTCGAGGCGGCCGGCCGCATCACGATCGACGAGACCGAGAAGCAGCGCAAGGTCATCCTCACGCCCGACAACGGCGACGAGCCGATCGCGTACAACGTGCTCAAGCGTTCGACGCTGCTCGTCGAGGACGGCCAGCACGTCGAGCTCGGCCAGCAGCTGATCGTCGGCACGGTCGACCCGAAGGAGGTCCTCCGGGTCAAGGGCGTGCGCGAGGTGCAGAAGCACCTGGTGAACGGCGTGCAGGACGTCTACCGCTCGCAGGGCGTGCCGATCCACGACAAGCACATCGAGGTCATCGTGCGCCAGATGCTGCGCAAGGTCACGGTCGTCGACCACGGCGACACCGACCTGCTGCCGGGTGAGCTCGTCGACCGTTCGCGGTACAACGAGATCAACCGTGCCGCGCTCACCGAGGGCCGCAAGACGGCTTCGGCCCGCCAGGAGGTCATGGGAATCACCAAGGCGTCGCTGGCGACCGAGTCGTGGCTGTCGGCCGCGTCCTTCCAGGAGACGACCCGCGTGCTCACGCAGGCCGCCATGGAGGGCAAGTCGGACCCGCTGGTCGGCCTCAAGGAGAACGTGATCATCGGAAAGCTGATCCCCGCCGGCACCGGTCTCGCGAAGTACCGGAACGTCGCGGTGGAGGCCACGGAGGAGGCGAAGGCGGAGCGGTACCCGAACCGCATCTTCGCGGACGACGCGGCGTTCACCGAGGGCGACCTCAGCTTCGTCGACTTCGACGCGTTCTCGAGCGACGACTTCACGCCCGGCAACTACAGCTGA